The Alphaproteobacteria bacterium genome contains a region encoding:
- a CDS encoding methyltransferase domain-containing protein, with protein MREPQEVVFPNAWKDSAESIDHDGATVGALETALKFRLLDTRNAPRDTDRYPSSLSVETPRGPIEMHARQENPTGRRRVRASDRGSSKPATNRPVWVDLGCGATKQSGFIGIDRFALPGVDIVCDLDRGIPLPSDSAEHVLASHSLEHLKDLPAAIAEIYRVCKDRAVVTVIAPYDSTRLNRANPYHVNVWNEHTPRFVTASDTPTIDPDEYRFPAIAFWGLQASDYTQSEVDLRCLRMEFSYFPPYRALDEPTKRTLRQSLSDVCDQMAVHLLVVKSPISHEELSTRAATLEFPVPPSFEARRREEADTGAQNLFSELAAAPAQITALSTEATRANQEIALLGEELRRFLQRVDHLDRALVAETQESQRLIQRADAFERALVAKTQEGQRSLQRVDALERALVEKTQEGQRSIQRVDDLERALVAATQEGQRSIQRVDDLERALVAATQEGERSIQRVDDLERALVAEIDTIRRDLAGLGSAGRTLSERMTAINSALTRRMQAAADDLRGMIDADLRSVSANLRSVSEQQLVQANFGEQILHHLVAERRARADRAFWPLRFLRRYRQRNVDLRNMVGGELARLREGPEAPKGRGFQLQLGTFLEVNRARTYAIKAAGSPLRGIDFGISAMFPPIAPVSVANYELLDVQNNQLRAGAVTADPSCNSAPFRIDFEPVSCAVDQPLVLRLIPQASVERLGMQLFEWHRITRFVRHVPELRLAYRGRY; from the coding sequence TTGCGCGAGCCACAGGAAGTTGTGTTCCCGAACGCCTGGAAAGACTCTGCCGAATCCATTGATCATGATGGCGCGACTGTTGGAGCTCTCGAGACCGCACTGAAATTCAGGTTGCTTGACACCCGCAACGCGCCCCGCGATACCGACCGTTATCCATCAAGCTTAAGTGTTGAAACACCACGAGGACCAATTGAGATGCACGCGCGCCAGGAGAACCCGACCGGTCGGCGGCGGGTGCGCGCGAGCGATCGTGGCTCAAGCAAACCCGCAACAAACCGCCCGGTCTGGGTCGATCTTGGATGCGGCGCAACCAAGCAGTCTGGTTTCATCGGAATTGATCGTTTCGCACTGCCCGGCGTCGATATCGTATGCGACCTCGATCGCGGAATTCCTCTTCCCTCGGACAGCGCCGAGCACGTGCTCGCATCCCATTCGCTCGAACACCTGAAGGATCTGCCGGCAGCGATCGCTGAAATCTATCGGGTCTGCAAGGATCGTGCGGTGGTCACCGTCATTGCACCTTACGATTCAACGCGGCTCAATCGCGCCAATCCCTATCATGTGAACGTCTGGAACGAGCATACCCCGCGTTTCGTCACCGCGAGTGATACTCCGACTATCGATCCGGACGAATACCGCTTTCCCGCAATAGCCTTCTGGGGCCTTCAGGCGAGCGACTACACACAGTCGGAAGTCGATTTGCGCTGCTTGCGGATGGAATTCTCATACTTTCCGCCATATCGCGCCCTTGACGAGCCAACCAAGCGAACATTGCGGCAATCGCTTTCGGATGTTTGCGACCAGATGGCCGTCCATCTGCTGGTGGTCAAATCGCCGATCAGTCACGAGGAGCTTTCGACTCGTGCAGCAACGCTTGAATTCCCGGTTCCTCCCTCATTCGAGGCCCGCCGCCGAGAGGAGGCAGACACCGGAGCGCAAAATCTGTTCTCCGAGCTCGCGGCCGCGCCAGCGCAGATCACCGCGCTCTCGACCGAAGCGACCAGAGCAAATCAGGAAATTGCCCTCCTTGGCGAGGAGCTGCGGCGCTTCCTGCAGCGTGTCGATCATCTCGACCGGGCGCTGGTTGCCGAGACGCAGGAAAGTCAGCGGTTGATCCAGCGCGCCGACGCTTTCGAACGTGCACTTGTGGCCAAGACGCAGGAGGGCCAGCGTTCCCTGCAGCGTGTCGATGCTCTCGAACGTGCGCTTGTGGAGAAGACGCAGGAAGGCCAGCGTTCAATACAGCGTGTCGACGATCTCGAACGAGCGCTCGTTGCCGCGACGCAGGAAGGCCAGCGTTCAATACAGCGCGTCGACGATCTCGAACGAGCGCTTGTTGCCGCGACGCAGGAAGGCGAGCGTTCAATACAGCGCGTCGATGATCTCGAACGAGCGCTTGTGGCCGAGATAGACACAATCCGGCGCGATCTTGCGGGCCTTGGCTCTGCCGGCCGCACCCTCAGCGAGCGCATGACCGCGATCAACTCCGCATTGACGCGACGAATGCAGGCCGCTGCCGATGATCTGCGCGGCATGATAGACGCGGACCTCCGATCCGTAAGCGCGAACCTGCGATCGGTATCGGAACAACAGTTAGTTCAGGCGAATTTTGGTGAGCAGATCTTGCACCATCTCGTCGCCGAGCGCCGAGCGCGCGCCGATCGGGCATTCTGGCCGCTCCGGTTTCTGCGCCGATATCGCCAGCGCAATGTGGACCTGCGCAACATGGTCGGCGGGGAACTGGCGCGCCTCCGAGAAGGACCGGAGGCACCGAAGGGCAGAGGCTTCCAACTGCAACTCGGGACATTCCTCGAGGTAAATAGGGCGCGCACTTACGCCATCAAGGCAGCTGGATCGCCCTTGCGCGGTATCGATTTCGGCATTTCGGCGATGTTTCCGCCGATCGCGCCGGTATCCGTTGCGAACTACGAATTGCTCGACGTTCAGAATAACCAGCTTCGGGCAGGCGCTGTCACCGCCGATCCGTCGTGCAACTCCGCGCCATTCCGGATCGACTTCGAACCGGTGAGCTGCGCGGTGGATCAACCGCTCGTCCTCAGGCTGATACCGCAGGCGAGCGTCGAGCGGCTCGGAATGCAGTTGTTTGAATGGCACCGCATCACTCGGTTTGTCCGTCACGTACCCGAGTTGCGGCTCGCTTATCGCGGCCGCTATTAG
- a CDS encoding S8 family serine peptidase: protein MSAIETRDAGSIEYGQEDSTSIDEAPSATADYASAVAASNPLRVWEWQLDGYLTPGSNQFGANVDLISTEYSGAGVRVGLIDEGFDLRHPDLAGQFDLEDSFDPRDGAVSNIIPDSTANVHGTWVAGVIGARGDDDFGMIGVAPGSTLVGYYARFGTGGSLRAEMADLLARQVNVDISNNSWGYTTQFADNFLDPSWASIKDALHLGVTEGRDGLGTIYVFAAGNDRQYVPNSLAYDGDNTNYHSLTNSRSEITVAASTPDGHIAPFSTPGASILVTAPGVSVLTTMLVQGDPANAFGFVSGTSFAAPIVSGVVAMMLEANPELGYRDVQEILAISARMIDPASASWATNGATNWNGGGHEVSHDFGFGLVDAHAAVRLAETWTTQHTAANESVISAAGTVGSDGPLVDFQPRSYTVTVSPDHQNFSIDWVELDVAFDHSHVGDLVVHLISPTGTDSLLLDQPGDGTNARTSLQFTLSTDHDWGESPAGTWTLVVEDAGTGGSGALTSFAVRFYGDEQGNNDTYYYTDDFASLSGDRGTITDASGNDTINAAAVTTDLFVDLTPGATSMIAGRPVLIQAGTVIENVYGGDGNDKLVGNDANNQIHGGHGADMMIGGAGNDTYFVDNEGDTVVENASEGIDTINASISYTLGANVENLVLSDTGGSIDGTGNAADNVITGNASVNVLLGEAGDDTLDGGEGADTLIGGLGNDTYHVDNIGDVVTEKVAEGTDTVIASINYVLPANVENLILAEGAGPLAGVGNDLDNVIVGNSDDNFLDGGIGADTLQGGAGDDIYYVHDARATILESIDGGSDTVIATVDYELPANVETLILVGTATYGAVLTTGHSFAAASVQDAGQDLAGSDDVVGKTLVANSALGSELVGGMGDDLLVGAHAVATDMSGGMGNDGYVIFNSSDIVQEDAGAGSDTVYTRTDYTLPENVETLYLLGSATHGSGNDQSSVLVANPDLSSTLSGGAAADVLIGAHAVASVLNGGGGDDVYVVLNSGDIIQETRDGGNDTVYARADYTLPGNVETLYLVGSATHATANDEGSTLVANSELASVLTGGAGDDLLVGSHGPSSALTGGAGDDTYLIFNSNDVIHEAAGGGEDTVYSLANYVLSDNIETLYLVGSASHAGANEHGSTLVANPSVDSTLTGGSGNDLLVGSHSSASTMTGGGGDDALVSFGTRDTLIGGMGDDTFVFHAEGHEGATVADFANASDHLVFIGYGSADAGASLAQLDATHWSVNSADGLVHDVVEFSNAVTIHAYDYTFA from the coding sequence ATGAGTGCAATCGAAACCCGCGATGCGGGGTCCATCGAATATGGACAGGAAGACAGCACTTCGATCGACGAAGCGCCGAGTGCAACAGCCGACTATGCATCGGCTGTCGCAGCATCAAATCCGCTGCGCGTTTGGGAATGGCAACTCGACGGGTATCTCACGCCCGGGTCCAACCAGTTCGGCGCAAACGTCGATCTGATCTCGACCGAATACTCCGGTGCCGGAGTTAGGGTCGGTTTGATCGACGAGGGCTTCGACCTTCGGCACCCGGATTTGGCTGGGCAATTTGACCTTGAGGATAGCTTCGATCCCCGAGACGGCGCCGTCTCCAATATCATCCCCGACTCAACCGCGAACGTCCACGGCACGTGGGTGGCGGGGGTCATCGGTGCGCGCGGTGACGATGACTTCGGCATGATCGGCGTGGCTCCCGGCAGCACCCTCGTCGGCTACTACGCACGGTTTGGAACTGGCGGGTCCTTGCGCGCGGAGATGGCGGACCTGCTGGCGCGGCAGGTCAATGTCGACATCTCGAACAATAGTTGGGGCTACACGACGCAGTTCGCGGACAATTTCCTCGATCCGAGTTGGGCATCGATCAAGGACGCGCTGCATCTTGGCGTGACCGAGGGGCGCGATGGCCTCGGAACGATCTATGTCTTCGCAGCCGGCAACGATCGGCAGTACGTGCCGAACTCTCTTGCTTACGACGGTGACAACACCAACTACCACAGCCTGACCAACAGCCGGAGCGAAATCACCGTCGCGGCCTCGACCCCGGACGGGCACATTGCCCCCTTCAGTACTCCAGGCGCCTCCATTCTGGTGACCGCCCCTGGCGTCTCGGTACTCACCACGATGTTGGTGCAGGGCGATCCCGCCAATGCGTTCGGATTTGTCAGCGGTACCTCGTTCGCAGCGCCGATCGTATCCGGTGTCGTCGCGATGATGCTCGAGGCGAATCCGGAACTTGGTTATCGCGACGTGCAGGAAATCCTCGCCATCTCGGCGCGCATGATCGACCCCGCGTCCGCCAGTTGGGCGACTAACGGCGCCACCAACTGGAACGGCGGCGGACATGAGGTCAGCCATGATTTCGGATTTGGCCTGGTGGATGCCCACGCGGCCGTTCGGCTCGCCGAGACGTGGACGACGCAACATACCGCGGCGAATGAATCGGTCATTAGTGCAGCCGGCACCGTGGGTAGCGACGGGCCGCTCGTCGATTTCCAGCCCCGCAGCTACACCGTAACGGTGTCGCCGGATCACCAGAATTTCTCGATCGATTGGGTCGAGCTCGATGTTGCGTTTGACCATAGTCATGTTGGCGATCTGGTGGTCCACCTGATCAGCCCGACCGGGACCGATAGCCTTCTGCTCGATCAGCCGGGCGATGGCACCAATGCGCGCACCAGCCTGCAGTTCACTCTCTCAACCGATCACGATTGGGGTGAATCGCCTGCGGGAACCTGGACCCTGGTGGTGGAGGATGCCGGAACCGGCGGAAGCGGTGCGCTCACTTCATTCGCGGTGCGCTTCTATGGCGACGAGCAAGGGAATAACGACACATATTATTACACTGATGATTTCGCGTCGCTGTCTGGCGACCGCGGCACCATTACCGATGCATCCGGGAACGACACCATCAATGCGGCTGCCGTTACGACCGACCTGTTTGTGGATCTCACGCCCGGCGCAACCTCGATGATCGCGGGCCGCCCAGTGCTGATCCAAGCGGGCACGGTGATCGAGAACGTCTACGGTGGTGATGGTAACGATAAGCTGGTCGGCAATGATGCCAACAATCAGATTCACGGCGGACACGGCGCCGATATGATGATCGGCGGCGCTGGCAACGACACGTACTTCGTCGACAACGAAGGTGACACGGTTGTCGAGAATGCCAGCGAGGGGATCGACACCATCAACGCGTCAATCTCGTACACGCTCGGCGCAAATGTCGAGAACCTGGTGCTCTCGGACACCGGCGGCTCGATCGACGGGACAGGCAACGCCGCTGATAACGTGATTACTGGCAACGCGAGCGTCAACGTGCTCCTAGGTGAGGCCGGCGATGATACGCTCGATGGCGGGGAGGGCGCGGACACGCTGATCGGCGGGCTCGGGAATGACACTTACCACGTCGATAACATCGGCGATGTGGTCACCGAAAAAGTCGCCGAGGGGACCGACACGGTTATTGCCTCGATCAACTATGTGCTGCCCGCAAATGTCGAGAACCTGATCCTCGCAGAGGGCGCAGGGCCGCTAGCCGGCGTTGGGAACGATCTTGACAATGTGATCGTCGGCAACTCGGATGACAACTTTCTCGACGGCGGGATTGGTGCAGATACGCTGCAGGGTGGAGCGGGCGATGACATCTATTACGTTCATGACGCCCGCGCCACAATTCTCGAGTCGATTGACGGTGGCTCTGACACGGTGATTGCCACCGTCGACTATGAGCTCCCTGCCAACGTCGAGACGCTCATACTGGTGGGGACGGCGACGTATGGAGCGGTCCTCACGACGGGGCACTCATTTGCGGCGGCGAGCGTTCAGGACGCCGGACAAGATCTGGCGGGCTCCGATGACGTCGTCGGCAAGACCCTCGTAGCCAATTCGGCATTGGGGAGTGAGCTCGTGGGCGGCATGGGAGATGATCTCCTGGTGGGCGCCCACGCGGTCGCCACCGATATGTCGGGCGGGATGGGGAACGATGGTTATGTAATCTTCAATTCAAGCGACATCGTCCAAGAGGATGCCGGCGCGGGAAGTGACACCGTTTATACCCGGACAGACTACACGCTGCCCGAAAATGTCGAGACACTCTATCTCTTGGGCTCTGCGACCCACGGAAGCGGCAACGACCAGAGCAGCGTGCTCGTAGCGAACCCCGATCTCTCAAGTACCCTGTCCGGCGGTGCCGCGGCTGACGTTCTCATCGGCGCCCATGCTGTGGCGAGCGTCTTGAACGGTGGAGGAGGAGACGATGTGTATGTCGTCCTCAACTCCGGTGATATCATTCAGGAGACACGCGATGGCGGCAACGACACTGTCTATGCGCGTGCCGACTACACCCTGCCTGGGAACGTTGAGACCCTTTATCTCGTCGGCTCGGCAACCCACGCCACTGCAAATGATGAAGGCTCTACGCTTGTCGCCAACAGCGAACTCGCAAGCGTCCTGACCGGCGGCGCGGGCGATGACCTCCTGGTCGGCTCCCATGGTCCGAGCAGCGCGCTCACTGGGGGGGCCGGGGACGACACTTACCTGATCTTCAATTCTAATGACGTCATCCACGAGGCGGCGGGAGGCGGCGAGGACACGGTCTACTCACTGGCGAACTATGTCCTGTCTGACAATATCGAGACACTCTATCTCGTCGGATCCGCATCGCATGCTGGCGCGAACGAACATGGCTCAACGCTGGTGGCCAATCCCTCGGTGGACAGCACCCTGACCGGCGGCTCCGGGAATGACCTGCTGGTTGGCAGCCATAGTTCCGCTAGCACGATGACCGGCGGCGGCGGCGATGATGCTTTGGTGTCGTTCGGCACCCGCGACACCCTCATCGGTGGCATGGGGGACGACACCTTCGTGTTTCACGCAGAGGGGCACGAGGGGGCCACGGTTGCGGATTTCGCCAACGCCTCGGATCATCTCGTGTTCATCGGCTACGGCAGCGCCGACGCAGGTGCGAGCCTGGCTCAGCTCGACGCGACGCACTGGAGCGTCAATTCGGCCGATGGGCTGGTGCACGACGTCGTCGAATTCAGCAATGCCGTGACGATCCACGCCTACGATTACACGTTCGCCTAA